A region of the Ctenopharyngodon idella isolate HZGC_01 chromosome 2, HZGC01, whole genome shotgun sequence genome:
tttttattatttttaaatgctgttattattttttatattttattattatttatttatttatcgcctattttaatccaatttttgggggatatttttaatgaccctacaagttcgattaaaccataaaaatatgaggaaaatattttatataattttaaatatgagggaagaacaaatcACTAAACTTGGTTGAGGTATTTATCTGGAATAATTATCTGGCAAAAAAGGCAAATGACAgctacatgttttattttactatgcaaaataaatatttagaaaaGCAGAAAGCTCACTGGAAAAAGCATACACTGACTAAAACtgaagttattaatatttcgtTGGTTTCTTGAATTTGCATGTTTCCATAATTTCGTTTAATACGACCGCCAAAAATTACGTGTTTCAGTGCGTTATCAGAAAATTAAACAACTGCCTCCAGTCCAAGCACAACTGCACAATATgcttaaaaaatctttaaaacaattttatataatatttgaacAAATGGTGGGTTTAGTTGTAGTGTTACTGTGTCGATTTCGGTTTAAGGTTCAGTGTCGAGTGTAGGGTTCAGGAATGAGGATGCTCATCTGGGCCAAATACACACGCACGTGCACGCAAACGCGCGCGCACACCACACAAAGACGCGCGAGGCCGAGGCTGATGttcaacattaactgaaaaaatccaggcaaaataaaacaaaacagcattACATCGCAGCGCACCACACTTCCGAAGCCCAGTGACTGTTATCGTGCTGTCATCCACTGCCTCTCGCTACAGACATCGCAAAACACGCCTGACTAGGGTGCATTAGTGTGTAATACACAAACACTTACCTGGGTCAGTATCACCTGCCGGTGAATCATCACCTTCTCGTTCATATGGCCATTAGCCGTCCCATATTTACCCGCACAACAGCCGCCCTTTCCTTACATTTGCCCTGTTTGCTAAAGCTACCGCAGGAGATGCTACATCCTATTTCCTGGGTACCAGGAGCCTGTAACCAATGGAAACGCTCCGTCAGattgatttctgtttttttttcccctccagtTATGACCGCGGTTAAGTCATCCACCCCACCCGCGCACGTACGCGCTCTCCGCACTGATAGTCTGGACGCTGACTGGATGTCTGGATAGCGACTGGCTGCTGATTAATCGTCCCTATAGTGACGAAATGTGATTGGATGAATGGATTGTTGGGCTTGGATGTGATTGGATGTTATTAGGCTCAAAGGACGCTATCTGTAAAGTGCTTCTGGGAAACTGTGTTTTGACGACAGAAATTACTATTACTAATAAAAACTCGTAAAATTAAAGTATAGTCGTTTTCCTTTGGATCTATTGTGTTTTTCTGCATAAGTATGCAGCTTTCTTATTTGGGAAGGTCTGGTggattcacatttttatttaaaacattgagAATAAAAAACAATGCGTATAACAGATACTAATGTCTTAAAAGAAAACAACCACAATCAAATAGATTATTTAGAATCATTTATTGTCTTATATTAAAATGagatccaaaacaaacacacacaatgtaGAGACTGAGGTCATGCTCAAAATGAAGATGTGATCATCATAACCATCTCATGAACAGGATATATTTAGATGTTGACAAGACAGGAAGCTTACTCATTTCTGAGACCTTTATATTGTTCAAAGAACAGGTCACTAGATACACTGAAAAGATAATATCAGGAAGATTCCTGTTACTAATATTTTAATTCTCAGCATGGGCTACACCAGCAATTAACAGCAATATAAaatcattaatttgcaactctTTACAACAATATATGTTACACAAAGTAATATTACTCCttacagaataaaatataagagcGTAGAGATTTGATAGCTATATGTTGCTAAAGAACCCATAGATTAGGTCTAGGTTACACAATGAACATTATGTTGCAATGATACTCTTTCATagaagtttttttcttttttcttatttttttggttttgatATCATCAAAGCGATATTTGTGAAGGAATATTTACATGTACATCAAACGGACAGTAAAATATGgtaattatttttaacaataataactatTAAATGCCTTTTCTCAGTTAGGTAAAATTGATGGAGCCCATTAGACATATACTATtcattaatatacattaaacgagaaaataattgtataatttttttttctgatgtcaTCAAAAGGATGTTTATGAAAGAATATTTACATATGCACATCAAATGAAcgtgtaaaatatttttcaatttgTTTTTTATCAATACTTTTTCTTCATTTGGTAAAATTGATGGAGCTCTTCAGAAACACTATTAATTAATATGCattaaatgagaattttttttttttttatggtcaAACAACATACATTGGTCAAACATTTCATCTTGGATTCtttgtttttcctctttctcttgGTGCTCCAATTTGTGTCCTCTTAACAACAAATTTCCAAACACAAAATTGTTAGTCACGCAGTTGGTCAGTAAGCAGTGTTGGGCTCCTGATTGATGTGGTTTTACTACTTGGCACTGACAGCAAGTTATCAATCTTCAACCATGGTATACGCTTGGCCAAAAGTTTCAGAAAATGGCTTTGAAACTTCTTCCCCAAAAAGGTATAAAAGACAGGGCTGATGCAGCAGTACAGGTAGGCAAAGTTACGCGTTATGTACAGCGCGTAGTCAAGGGCTTCTGAGCAATTGTTCGGGTCTCCAAAGGACGTCTTGATGGCTTTTAACAGAATGACCACGTTGTAAGGCGTCCagcagatgaagaaggtgaagACAATGATAAAGATGAGTTTGACTGCCCTGCACTTCTCCGCCATGCGTGTGGACATGATCTTGATGGTTATGTGGGCATAGCAGTACAGGACCATAACTAGAGGCACTAGGAAGAAAAGGAGAAACTGCTGATAATAGCCGATCAGCTCCCACTTTGTGAGGGTAGTCTGGTAGTAACCAGTCACTTCGCACAGCTTACCATTTGAACCATCCATCACATCATAAAGAACTATATCCTTTGTACTAGCCAATATACTGAGCACCCAAACGGTAGCGGACGATGCAAACGCGTATGTTTTCTTCCTCCTCCCGACTGCACTGATGGCGTGGACCACCGCAAGGTAGCGGTCAAAAGTCATGAGAGTGAGGAAGAGGATGGTGCTGTTGAAGCCGATGGAATAACAGCTTCCCACCAACTTGCAAAGGCAGCTGCCAAAGATCCATTCTGACTTGTGGTAGACTGCCCAAAATGGAAGGCTGGAGGCGAAGATCAGGTCCGAAATGACGAGGTTGAGCAAGAAGATGTTGGTGACCGTGGAGAGCTTCTCATATTTGTAGATGATGCACAGCACCAGTCCATTCCCCACCAAGCTCAGCAAGAAGTTGGTGTAGTAGAACGCTGGGAGAAATGCTGCACCAAACTGGATGACATCACTTTTCTTGCACAAAGGAACCTCTTTGTTTACAACGTTATTTGTTATTGTGTCATTGGCATCTTTGAAAAAATCGTAAATGTCCTCCTCTTGATAATCCATTGGTTTCTGAGGTCAGATTCTGttgcaattaaataaaacaacagcaaacacaaacacagagttaataattaataatttgtatTGATGTTCATTCTGAGCATCAAATATTGGCTTGACTCACCCGTTCCTTTGGTAAATGAATGTGTGAAACTATCTGAAGCCGCGACAGAACTGATGCAAACACGTTGTTGCTTACCGAGAAAAACTCAGCACACATCCTGAACGAGGAACTGTCAAGAGCATTTAAATCAACTCGTCAGCACTACGCAAAACCTTTCACCATTGCTATTTTcggtcaaatgtcaagtcaaattaattacatttttttgagaGGAGGAAGTGACAGAGTAGCAAGCAAAATGATTAagaattaaacaattttattaaatattttaaaatatttattgtaatttaaagaGTTTGAAATGTCAGCTGCACAActaaattctgtaaaaaaaaaaaaaaaacataaggcTAAAATActatgtgcattaaaaaaaagaacatcaacagaaaaaattaaataataaatagatgTTAATTGATGATCTTTGTACAAATAAGAAAGACATGCCAAAACTACACTAATAAGAGTACTGCTAAATTCTACAAGACATGTTCAAATTCTCAAA
Encoded here:
- the ccr12a gene encoding chemokine (C-C motif) receptor 12a, with amino-acid sequence MDYQEEDIYDFFKDANDTITNNVVNKEVPLCKKSDVIQFGAAFLPAFYYTNFLLSLVGNGLVLCIIYKYEKLSTVTNIFLLNLVISDLIFASSLPFWAVYHKSEWIFGSCLCKLVGSCYSIGFNSTILFLTLMTFDRYLAVVHAISAVGRRKKTYAFASSATVWVLSILASTKDIVLYDVMDGSNGKLCEVTGYYQTTLTKWELIGYYQQFLLFFLVPLVMVLYCYAHITIKIMSTRMAEKCRAVKLIFIIVFTFFICWTPYNVVILLKAIKTSFGDPNNCSEALDYALYITRNFAYLYCCISPVFYTFLGKKFQSHFLKLLAKRIPWLKIDNLLSVPSSKTTSIRSPTLLTDQLRD